The Nocardia arthritidis genome has a window encoding:
- a CDS encoding HesA/MoeB/ThiF family protein, with amino-acid sequence MRAVDMVRPRIKPELVPYVTVDGNIRIGATIHGIGVEIADPDGWIRTLIDALDGTRSPGEIIAAVRSGSPGAPVTEALQQLSDAGLLEDAGAPVPPELPEPERYSRGVAFLRWIDRTPRSTAWDMQLRLNRSRVLLIGIGGVGGTVAQGLVASGVGHLHCVDFDTVDLSNLNRQILFREKDIGAPKVEAAVDRLRALNSTVLVTGEQRRVDGRSDIAELLRPGYDLLALCADRPRNIRRWVNRECLAADLPWVVGGYHGPRTSAGMYGPGACWECAHDSDAESGDTRMPAGMTVESLAPQLPWHPVNAVSAGITGNLVTHFALSALTGAPPFEPGSRYEVNLANLEATAPERIPPRPGCPGCGDTR; translated from the coding sequence ATGCGCGCCGTGGATATGGTGCGGCCGCGGATCAAGCCGGAACTCGTTCCGTATGTGACGGTCGACGGAAACATCAGAATCGGCGCGACAATCCACGGTATCGGGGTGGAAATCGCTGATCCGGACGGCTGGATCCGAACCTTGATCGATGCGCTCGACGGGACGAGATCGCCCGGCGAGATCATCGCGGCGGTGCGGTCCGGATCTCCGGGAGCGCCCGTGACCGAGGCGCTGCAACAGCTTTCGGACGCGGGCCTCCTGGAGGACGCGGGCGCTCCGGTTCCGCCGGAACTGCCGGAGCCGGAGCGCTATTCGCGCGGTGTGGCATTCCTGCGCTGGATCGACCGCACACCGCGGTCGACTGCGTGGGATATGCAGTTGCGGCTGAACCGATCCCGGGTGCTGCTGATCGGAATCGGTGGTGTCGGTGGAACCGTCGCCCAGGGGCTCGTCGCCTCCGGCGTTGGTCACCTGCACTGCGTGGACTTCGACACCGTCGACCTGTCCAATCTCAACCGGCAGATTCTGTTCCGCGAGAAGGATATCGGCGCTCCCAAGGTCGAAGCCGCGGTGGATCGGCTGCGCGCGCTGAACTCCACGGTGCTCGTCACCGGCGAGCAGCGGCGCGTCGACGGACGGTCCGATATCGCCGAACTGCTCCGGCCTGGATACGATCTGCTCGCACTGTGCGCCGACCGACCGCGCAATATCCGCAGATGGGTCAACCGCGAATGTCTGGCCGCCGATCTGCCGTGGGTAGTCGGTGGCTACCACGGCCCGCGCACGTCGGCCGGTATGTACGGCCCCGGCGCCTGCTGGGAGTGCGCGCACGATAGCGACGCCGAATCCGGCGACACCAGAATGCCTGCCGGTATGACGGTGGAAAGTCTTGCACCGCAACTGCCTTGGCACCCCGTCAACGCGGTGTCCGCGGGTATCACCGGCAACCTGGTCACCCATTTCGCCCTCTCCGCACTAACCGGTGCGCCACCGTTCGAACCCGGATCTCGATACGAGGTGAACCTGGCGAACCTCGAAGCGACTGCCCCGGAGCGCATTCCGCCGCGTCCCGGTTGTCCGGGGTGCGGTGACACTCGGTGA
- a CDS encoding DUF6802 family protein: MITSGDSDHLPDVDAHSSLDGLGTVELHHPTQDVTGDGILDTVTVNDAHGTHIWTSTHQDGIADHVTLIDKSGDYAAWEFHRHPDGTAEWVRTDQGHLNK, encoded by the coding sequence ATGATCACCTCGGGCGATTCCGACCATCTGCCCGACGTCGACGCGCACTCGTCGCTCGACGGCCTGGGCACGGTCGAACTGCACCACCCGACCCAGGACGTCACCGGTGACGGAATTCTCGACACCGTCACCGTCAACGACGCCCACGGCACACACATCTGGACCAGCACCCACCAGGACGGCATCGCCGATCACGTCACGCTGATCGACAAATCCGGCGACTACGCCGCCTGGGAGTTCCACCGCCACCCCGACGGCACCGCCGAATGGGTGCGCACCGATCAGGGCCACCTCAACAAATAA
- a CDS encoding PspC domain-containing protein: MTVPTTRRLTRSAHDKWIGGVCGGIAEYFGWNSTVVRLLFVLSCLLPGPQFVIYLVMWLIIPKK, from the coding sequence ATGACCGTGCCAACCACCCGTCGGCTCACCCGTTCGGCGCACGACAAATGGATCGGCGGCGTATGCGGCGGCATCGCCGAATACTTCGGCTGGAACTCGACTGTCGTGCGATTGCTGTTCGTGCTCTCCTGCCTGTTGCCAGGACCACAGTTCGTTATCTACCTGGTCATGTGGTTGATCATCCCGAAGAAGTAG
- a CDS encoding site-2 protease family protein, with the protein MGRFDTRRFVAIPRVGASALDLLRAGNTIEQATTRLSEAEGQEFDVLSFAQDLMELGFIAQVDGRAVPDAAAPPASFPGIRPEHVRFALSPVLPVLFVCLMCAAAVALVARPDLLPTYRDLLWSPAGSAVLALSVTAGWTLVFVHELAHFVVARATGVPARITLSTRLQFLVAETDISGIEFAPRRHRLTAYLAGMAVNLAVAAFAILVAAVTDQAAHRILAATVVIALLPLPFQFMVFMRTDVYFVLQDLTACRDLYGDGAAYARYLAKRLRQRILRQRNDDEDPSRALPPHERRAVRAYSAVLVLGTALCLAALAAFTLPTDLTLIYRAATRLGPEHSFGANADGVVVLLILGTLHLIWAVTWFRRRHRRAS; encoded by the coding sequence GTGGGCAGATTCGACACCCGCCGCTTCGTCGCGATCCCACGGGTCGGCGCATCGGCCCTGGACCTGCTGCGCGCGGGCAACACTATCGAACAGGCGACCACGCGGCTGAGCGAAGCCGAGGGGCAGGAGTTCGACGTACTCTCCTTCGCCCAGGATCTGATGGAACTGGGATTCATCGCCCAAGTGGACGGCCGGGCCGTCCCCGACGCCGCCGCGCCGCCCGCCTCCTTTCCCGGAATACGTCCGGAGCACGTGCGATTCGCGCTGAGCCCAGTCCTTCCCGTGCTCTTCGTATGCCTGATGTGCGCGGCCGCGGTCGCACTCGTGGCGCGGCCCGATCTGCTGCCGACCTACCGGGATCTGCTCTGGAGTCCGGCGGGCAGCGCGGTGCTCGCGCTGAGTGTCACCGCTGGCTGGACGCTCGTATTCGTCCACGAGCTGGCGCATTTCGTGGTCGCGCGGGCGACCGGTGTACCCGCCAGGATCACCCTGAGCACCCGCCTGCAGTTCCTGGTGGCCGAAACCGACATCAGCGGAATCGAATTCGCCCCGCGACGACATCGGCTCACCGCGTATCTCGCCGGAATGGCGGTGAATCTCGCGGTGGCCGCGTTCGCGATCCTGGTGGCCGCGGTCACCGACCAAGCCGCGCACCGGATTCTGGCCGCGACCGTGGTGATCGCCCTGCTGCCCTTGCCATTCCAGTTCATGGTCTTCATGCGCACGGATGTCTACTTCGTATTGCAGGATCTCACCGCATGCCGAGATCTGTACGGCGACGGCGCCGCCTACGCACGCTACCTCGCAAAACGGTTGCGGCAGCGGATCTTACGTCAGCGCAACGATGACGAGGATCCGAGTCGCGCCCTGCCACCGCACGAACGCCGAGCGGTCCGCGCCTATAGTGCGGTCCTGGTCCTCGGGACGGCCCTGTGCCTGGCCGCACTCGCCGCCTTCACCCTGCCCACCGACCTCACCCTGATCTACCGCGCCGCTACCCGACTCGGACCCGAACACTCATTCGGCGCGAACGCCGACGGCGTCGTCGTACTCCTCATCCTCGGCACCCTCCACCTGATCTGGGCGGTGACCTGGTTCCGGCGGCGACACCGGCGAGCTAGCTGA
- a CDS encoding YunG family protein, whose product MRCAQPWDLLRLDRALRASWSADTCSPDDLERSGWDPANPALGHCDITALLVNDLFGGELVVGEVYLSGVQRGFHWWNRLPSGIEFDLTREQFRLGEIVKGADAVERPKGPTRHRWAEYLRLRQRVSKHLGPLPEPI is encoded by the coding sequence ATGCGCTGCGCACAACCATGGGACCTGTTGCGGCTCGACCGGGCGTTGCGGGCCAGTTGGTCCGCCGACACCTGCTCGCCCGATGATCTGGAGCGGTCGGGCTGGGATCCGGCCAATCCGGCACTAGGGCACTGTGACATTACGGCGTTGCTGGTCAACGACCTTTTCGGCGGTGAGCTCGTGGTTGGTGAGGTCTATCTGAGCGGGGTGCAGCGCGGCTTCCACTGGTGGAACCGGCTGCCCAGCGGTATCGAATTCGATCTGACGCGCGAGCAGTTCCGGCTAGGCGAGATCGTCAAGGGGGCTGACGCCGTCGAGCGCCCGAAGGGGCCGACCCGGCACCGGTGGGCGGAGTATCTGCGGCTGCGTCAGCGAGTGAGCAAGCATTTGGGCCCGCTGCCCGAACCCATCTAG
- a CDS encoding MarR family winged helix-turn-helix transcriptional regulator yields the protein MTADAALTGLADGWYALSLLHDRIEAHIERALQTGHNLSVREYSLLVVLSRQHDGPGGHLRMNQVAEAVVLSQSATTRLVTRLEDRGLLQRYLCPDDRRGIYTDVTPDGLRLLAEARPTHDAALAGALGQAAANPGLAPLVSAVEALNSAGSGGIRPRDYHPV from the coding sequence ATGACCGCGGACGCCGCTCTGACCGGCCTGGCCGATGGCTGGTACGCCCTGTCGCTGCTGCACGACCGGATCGAGGCGCATATCGAGCGCGCCCTGCAGACCGGCCACAACCTGAGCGTGCGCGAGTACTCGCTGCTGGTCGTGCTGAGCCGTCAGCACGACGGGCCCGGCGGACATCTGCGGATGAACCAGGTCGCCGAGGCCGTCGTGCTCAGCCAGAGCGCGACCACCCGCCTGGTCACCCGGCTGGAGGATCGCGGGCTGCTACAGCGCTACCTGTGCCCGGACGATCGCCGCGGGATCTACACCGACGTGACGCCCGACGGTCTCCGGCTGCTCGCCGAGGCCAGGCCGACGCACGATGCCGCACTCGCCGGCGCGCTCGGGCAGGCCGCCGCCAATCCCGGACTGGCACCGCTGGTTTCGGCGGTCGAGGCGTTGAACTCGGCCGGGTCCGGGGGAATTCGCCCGCGCGACTACCACCCGGTCTGA
- a CDS encoding DUF6640 family protein, whose product MVLLNTLVGPLLADLVIPDIARRHLHNPNWPPHAKFHDAQYIGMGALLGAIGLRILVRRKGDQRAQFYLAAALGSVTWLGMWGALLFPGTAAQDPEFAADSRKVLGIDFQLFIALVMLVGLSAAVTVERARAVTSR is encoded by the coding sequence GTGGTTTTGTTGAATACGCTGGTTGGGCCGTTGTTGGCGGATCTGGTGATTCCGGATATCGCCAGGCGGCATCTGCATAATCCGAATTGGCCGCCGCATGCGAAGTTCCACGATGCGCAGTACATCGGGATGGGGGCGTTGCTCGGGGCGATCGGGTTGCGAATCCTGGTGCGGCGCAAGGGGGATCAGCGGGCGCAGTTCTATTTGGCCGCGGCGCTCGGTTCGGTGACGTGGCTCGGGATGTGGGGTGCGCTGCTGTTTCCCGGTACCGCGGCGCAGGATCCCGAGTTCGCGGCCGACTCGCGCAAGGTGCTCGGCATTGATTTTCAGCTGTTCATCGCGCTGGTGATGCTGGTCGGGCTGTCGGCGGCGGTGACGGTGGAGCGCGCCCGCGCGGTAACCTCCCGCTGA
- a CDS encoding ABC-F family ATP-binding cassette domain-containing protein encodes MTTTLHARGLSAGHGERTLFADLDLTLAPGDVIGLVGVNGAGKSTLLRMLAEGRTPTGSITLSPPDATVGYLAQEPERVPGQTVLEFLGRRTGVTAAQRTMDAAAERLADGGPDEYSPALERWLALGGADLDQRAQEVAAELGLAESLPNGLDTPMTGLSGGQAARAGLASVLLSRFDILLLDEPTNDLDLDGLARLEEFVTGVRVPLMVISHDREFLARTVNRIVELDLAQQQVDSYDGGYESYLAEREIARRHAREAYEEYADTKAGLEARAQMQRNWLEHGVRTARRKARDPRKMDSDKAGRKMRAESTEKQAAKARQTQRRIERLEVVEEPRKEWELRMTIASAPRSGSVVSTLSNATVARGDFTLGPITVQVDWADRIVLTGANGSGKSTLLALLLGKLRPDTGSAALGSGVEIGEVDQARELFRGNASLADTFGVEMSDWPEAEVRTLLAKFGLRGPHVLRPCETLSPGERTRAALALLQARGVNLLVLDEPTNHLDLPAIEQLEQAVESFTGTMLLVTHDRRMLDSVRATRRWHMDGGRLTGN; translated from the coding sequence GTGACAACCACACTGCACGCACGCGGACTGTCGGCCGGACACGGTGAGCGCACCCTGTTCGCCGACCTGGATCTGACGTTGGCGCCGGGCGATGTGATCGGCCTCGTCGGCGTGAACGGTGCGGGCAAGTCGACGCTGCTGCGCATGCTCGCCGAGGGCCGAACCCCAACGGGCAGCATCACATTGAGCCCGCCCGATGCGACCGTCGGCTATCTGGCCCAGGAGCCGGAGCGGGTGCCGGGCCAGACGGTGCTCGAATTCCTCGGCCGCAGAACGGGTGTCACGGCGGCACAGCGGACAATGGACGCGGCCGCCGAACGGCTCGCCGACGGCGGCCCGGACGAGTATTCGCCCGCACTCGAACGCTGGCTGGCACTGGGCGGCGCGGATCTGGACCAACGCGCGCAGGAGGTGGCGGCCGAACTCGGCCTCGCCGAAAGCCTGCCGAACGGCCTGGACACCCCGATGACCGGACTCTCCGGTGGGCAGGCGGCCCGCGCTGGACTGGCGTCGGTCCTGTTGTCCCGCTTCGACATTCTGCTGCTCGACGAGCCGACCAACGACCTCGACCTGGACGGTCTGGCGCGGCTGGAGGAGTTCGTCACCGGCGTGCGGGTGCCGCTCATGGTGATCAGCCACGATCGAGAGTTCTTGGCGCGCACCGTGAACCGGATCGTCGAATTGGATCTGGCGCAGCAGCAGGTGGACAGCTACGACGGCGGTTACGAGTCGTATCTGGCCGAACGCGAGATCGCCCGCCGGCACGCGCGGGAGGCCTACGAGGAGTACGCCGACACCAAAGCGGGGCTGGAGGCCAGGGCGCAGATGCAGCGCAACTGGCTGGAGCACGGCGTGCGCACCGCCCGGCGTAAGGCGCGCGATCCGCGAAAGATGGACTCGGACAAAGCAGGCCGCAAGATGCGTGCCGAGTCGACCGAGAAGCAGGCGGCCAAGGCCCGGCAGACCCAGCGCCGGATCGAGCGGCTGGAGGTGGTGGAGGAACCCCGCAAGGAGTGGGAGCTCCGGATGACCATCGCGAGCGCGCCGCGCAGCGGATCGGTGGTGTCGACGCTGTCGAACGCGACCGTCGCGCGCGGCGATTTCACGCTCGGCCCGATCACCGTTCAGGTGGATTGGGCCGACCGCATCGTGCTCACCGGTGCGAACGGGTCGGGTAAGTCGACGCTGCTTGCGCTGCTGCTCGGAAAGCTGCGGCCGGACACCGGATCCGCCGCACTCGGCTCGGGTGTCGAAATCGGCGAGGTCGATCAGGCGCGCGAACTGTTCCGCGGAAATGCCTCGCTCGCCGACACTTTCGGCGTGGAGATGTCCGACTGGCCGGAGGCCGAGGTGCGCACCCTGCTCGCCAAATTCGGCCTGCGCGGGCCACATGTGTTGCGCCCCTGCGAAACCCTCTCCCCCGGCGAACGCACCAGGGCGGCGCTGGCGCTGCTGCAGGCGCGTGGGGTGAACCTGCTCGTGCTCGACGAGCCGACCAACCACCTCGATCTGCCCGCGATCGAGCAGTTGGAGCAGGCAGTCGAATCCTTCACCGGCACAATGCTTCTGGTAACGCACGACCGCCGCATGCTGGACAGCGTCCGAGCCACCCGCCGCTGGCACATGGACGGTGGGCGCCTCACGGGGAACTAG
- a CDS encoding MFS transporter, whose translation MPLALLALALGAFAIGTTEFVVVGLLPDIADTYAVSIPTAGLLVTGYALGVLVGAPITTGIGTRIARKRMLLASMGLLIAGNVLSAVAPAFGLMLTGRIVASMAHGAFFGIGSVVVGSLVPPDRRAKAISLMFTGLAVATVIGVPLGTLLGQQFGWRVTFLLVALVGLAALVGVAALVPNQPAPRDARLRHELAVLGNPQVLLAMAMTVLGFGGVFAAITYLAPMMTEVTGYAESSVTWLLVLFGVGFFLGNLIGGKYADKHLMRMLYGSLAGLGLALALFTVTAHSKPAAAITVILIGALGFATVPPLQKRVLDQSAAAPTLASALNIGAFNLGNAISAWLGGLVIAAGFDYTAPNWVGVGLVAVALGLAVISSRLERSTAARDSVIPAEKLVGATQSRI comes from the coding sequence ATGCCGCTCGCACTCCTCGCCCTGGCACTGGGGGCGTTCGCCATCGGCACCACCGAATTCGTCGTCGTCGGCCTGCTGCCGGATATCGCGGACACCTACGCCGTATCCATCCCCACCGCGGGACTGCTGGTCACCGGTTACGCGCTCGGCGTGCTGGTCGGCGCGCCCATCACCACCGGCATCGGCACCAGGATCGCGCGCAAGCGCATGCTGCTCGCCAGCATGGGACTGCTCATCGCGGGAAACGTATTGTCAGCCGTCGCACCGGCTTTCGGGCTCATGCTGACCGGGCGCATCGTCGCGTCGATGGCGCACGGCGCCTTCTTCGGCATCGGCTCGGTGGTCGTGGGCAGCCTGGTCCCGCCGGACCGCCGAGCCAAGGCGATCTCGCTGATGTTCACCGGGCTCGCCGTCGCGACCGTCATCGGCGTACCCCTCGGCACCCTGCTCGGCCAGCAGTTCGGCTGGCGGGTCACCTTCCTGCTCGTCGCGCTGGTCGGCCTGGCCGCGCTCGTCGGCGTCGCCGCGCTGGTACCGAATCAGCCCGCCCCGCGCGATGCCCGGCTGCGGCACGAACTTGCCGTGCTCGGCAATCCGCAGGTCCTGCTCGCCATGGCGATGACGGTGCTCGGCTTCGGCGGTGTCTTCGCGGCCATCACCTACCTGGCGCCGATGATGACCGAGGTCACCGGATACGCGGAGAGTTCGGTCACCTGGCTGCTCGTGCTGTTCGGCGTCGGCTTCTTCCTCGGCAACCTGATCGGCGGCAAATACGCGGACAAACACCTCATGCGAATGCTCTACGGAAGCCTGGCCGGGCTCGGGTTGGCACTGGCGCTGTTCACCGTCACCGCACACAGCAAACCGGCCGCCGCCATCACCGTAATCCTCATCGGCGCACTGGGTTTCGCGACCGTACCGCCGCTGCAGAAGCGAGTGCTCGACCAGTCCGCCGCCGCACCGACCCTGGCCTCGGCACTCAATATCGGTGCGTTCAATCTCGGCAACGCCATCTCGGCCTGGCTCGGCGGCTTGGTGATCGCGGCCGGATTCGATTACACCGCACCGAATTGGGTCGGCGTCGGGTTGGTCGCGGTCGCGCTGGGACTGGCCGTGATCTCCAGCAGGCTGGAACGGTCCACCGCCGCACGGGATTCGGTGATCCCGGCCGAAAAACTGGTCGGTGCAACGCAATCCCGGATTTAG
- a CDS encoding dienelactone hydrolase family protein: MSASVKSLLSTLTSRGPHRVLRGNLGIAGQTGVVFTPESGLNLPAVAFGHGWLTGAANYRGTLEHLASWGIVAAAPDTERGPIPSHLGLATDLLTTLDICAGVRLGDGSVSVHPERLALAGHAMGAGAAVIAAAQRPVAAVAALFPAPTAPSAETLAPDIDIPALILAGATDIESVSSNAIPLAAAWGGPSVLRTIDNASHNGITEGRRALAALGAGKHEAKTARTTRALLTGYLLHKLARDKTYAAFADPDAIIPHTTVVDPTAPREEEKPKISPLQVVSLLRR, translated from the coding sequence GTGTCGGCGTCTGTGAAATCGCTACTGAGCACCCTGACCAGCCGGGGTCCGCACCGCGTACTGCGCGGCAATCTCGGCATCGCGGGGCAGACCGGCGTTGTGTTCACCCCGGAGTCCGGGTTGAATCTGCCCGCGGTCGCCTTCGGCCACGGCTGGCTGACCGGCGCGGCCAACTATCGCGGCACCCTGGAGCATCTAGCGTCGTGGGGCATTGTCGCCGCGGCCCCGGACACCGAGCGCGGGCCGATTCCGTCACATCTCGGCCTGGCCACCGATCTGCTCACCACCCTCGATATCTGCGCGGGCGTGCGGCTCGGCGACGGTTCGGTCAGCGTGCATCCCGAGCGACTCGCGCTGGCCGGACACGCCATGGGCGCGGGCGCCGCGGTGATCGCGGCCGCGCAGCGCCCGGTGGCCGCGGTCGCCGCGCTGTTCCCGGCGCCGACCGCGCCGTCCGCGGAGACCCTCGCACCGGATATCGATATTCCGGCGCTGATCCTGGCCGGCGCCACCGATATCGAATCGGTGAGCTCGAACGCGATACCGCTGGCCGCCGCCTGGGGCGGTCCATCGGTGCTGCGCACCATCGACAACGCCTCGCACAACGGGATCACCGAGGGCAGGCGGGCGCTCGCCGCGCTCGGTGCGGGCAAGCACGAGGCCAAGACCGCGCGCACCACGCGTGCGCTACTCACCGGCTACCTACTGCACAAGCTGGCGCGCGACAAGACGTACGCGGCCTTCGCCGACCCGGACGCGATCATTCCGCACACGACGGTGGTGGACCCGACGGCTCCGCGCGAGGAAGAGAAGCCGAAAATATCACCGCTGCAAGTGGTTTCGCTGCTGCGGCGCTGA
- a CDS encoding TetR/AcrR family transcriptional regulator: MNSTPTTRKLRTDAARNRDQVLAVAVALFAERGDAVQMADVARAAGVGVGTVYRHFPTRRALIEAVAQQRFAGILDHGRRINLSNTDTRQALSDFLTHVAEVHEQGRALSRIIASTLGDNQPHGETRIALAEFGEELLGRGRADGTVRQDATVADLYMIVGAVAMISRDAVGDWHRYIELALDGLRPQP; encoded by the coding sequence ATGAATTCGACACCGACCACCCGCAAACTCCGCACCGACGCCGCCCGCAACCGCGACCAGGTGCTTGCCGTAGCGGTCGCACTGTTCGCCGAGCGCGGCGACGCGGTGCAGATGGCGGATGTCGCGCGCGCCGCGGGTGTCGGGGTCGGCACCGTCTACCGGCATTTCCCGACCCGCCGCGCGCTGATCGAGGCGGTCGCGCAACAGCGGTTCGCGGGCATCCTCGACCACGGGCGCCGCATAAATCTGTCGAATACCGATACACGGCAAGCGCTTTCGGATTTCCTCACACACGTCGCCGAGGTACACGAACAGGGTCGCGCGCTCTCGCGCATCATCGCGTCGACCCTCGGCGACAACCAGCCGCACGGCGAAACCCGTATCGCCCTAGCCGAATTCGGCGAGGAACTACTGGGACGCGGCCGCGCCGACGGAACCGTTCGCCAAGACGCCACAGTCGCCGACCTCTACATGATCGTCGGCGCCGTCGCCATGATCAGCCGCGACGCCGTCGGCGATTGGCATCGCTACATCGAACTCGCGCTCGACGGCCTGCGCCCGCAGCCGTGA
- the glmS gene encoding glutamine--fructose-6-phosphate transaminase (isomerizing) codes for MCGIVGYVGYRDALGVVVDALRRMEYRGYDSAGVAILDGAGGLAVERKAGRLANLEAELGETGTDHFAGTTGMGHTRWATHGAPTDRNAHPHRDVTGKVAVVHNGIIENFAPLRRELEEAGVELRSDTDTEVAVHLVARAYAAGPTAGDFAASALAVLRRLEGAFTLVFTHSDHPDMIVAARRSTPLVVGVGKGEMFIASDVTAFIEHTREAVELGQDQAVVITANTYRVTDFSGNTDGVRTRPFTINWDMAAAEKGGHDYFMLKEIEEQPRAIADTLIGHFSHDQNGGRIVLDEQRLADQELREVDKVFVVACGTAYHSGLLAKYAIEHWTRLPVEVELASEFRYRDPVLDRSTLVVAISQSGETADTLEAVRHAKEQKARVLAICNTNGAQIPRESDAVLYTRTGPEIGVAATKTFLAQVAANYLVGLALAQARGTKYPDEVAREFAELEAMPRLVEQVLATHEQVKAVARKFAHAPTVLFLGRHVGYPVALEGALKLKELAYMHAEGFAAGELKHGPIALIEEGLPVIVVMPSPKGRAVLHSKLLSNIREIQARGAHTIVIAEEGDDTVRPFADDLIEIPSAPTLFQPLLSTVPLQIFAAEVAQARGYDVDKPRNLAKSVTVE; via the coding sequence ATGTGCGGAATCGTTGGCTACGTCGGGTATCGGGACGCGCTCGGCGTTGTCGTTGACGCGTTGCGCCGCATGGAATATCGCGGCTACGACTCCGCGGGCGTGGCGATCCTGGACGGCGCGGGTGGTCTCGCGGTGGAACGCAAGGCGGGCCGACTGGCCAATTTGGAGGCGGAGCTGGGCGAAACCGGCACCGATCACTTCGCGGGCACCACCGGTATGGGACACACCCGCTGGGCGACGCACGGCGCGCCCACCGACCGCAACGCCCACCCGCACCGCGATGTGACCGGCAAGGTCGCCGTGGTGCACAACGGCATCATCGAGAATTTCGCCCCGCTGCGGCGCGAGCTGGAGGAGGCCGGGGTCGAGCTGCGCAGCGACACCGACACCGAGGTCGCGGTGCACCTGGTGGCCCGCGCCTACGCCGCGGGCCCGACGGCGGGCGATTTCGCGGCGAGCGCGCTGGCCGTGCTGCGCCGGCTGGAGGGCGCGTTCACGCTGGTCTTCACCCATTCCGACCATCCGGACATGATCGTCGCGGCGCGCCGGTCCACCCCGCTGGTGGTCGGCGTCGGCAAGGGTGAGATGTTCATCGCCTCCGATGTCACCGCGTTCATCGAGCACACCCGCGAGGCGGTCGAGCTGGGCCAGGATCAGGCCGTGGTGATCACCGCGAACACCTACCGGGTGACCGACTTCTCTGGGAATACCGACGGCGTGCGCACCAGGCCGTTCACCATCAACTGGGATATGGCCGCCGCCGAGAAGGGCGGTCACGACTACTTCATGCTGAAGGAGATCGAGGAGCAGCCGCGCGCCATCGCCGACACGCTGATCGGGCACTTCAGCCACGACCAGAACGGCGGCCGGATCGTGCTGGACGAGCAGCGCCTGGCCGATCAGGAGCTGCGCGAGGTCGACAAGGTTTTCGTCGTCGCGTGCGGCACCGCGTACCACTCGGGACTGCTCGCCAAGTACGCGATCGAACACTGGACCAGGCTGCCCGTCGAGGTGGAGCTGGCCAGCGAATTCCGTTACCGCGACCCGGTTCTGGATCGGTCGACCCTGGTGGTGGCCATTTCACAGTCGGGCGAGACCGCCGACACGCTGGAGGCGGTGCGCCACGCCAAGGAGCAGAAGGCCAGGGTGCTCGCGATCTGCAACACCAACGGCGCGCAGATCCCGCGCGAATCCGATGCCGTGCTCTACACCCGCACCGGCCCGGAGATCGGTGTCGCCGCGACCAAGACCTTCCTGGCGCAGGTGGCCGCGAACTATCTGGTGGGCCTCGCGCTCGCGCAGGCGCGCGGCACCAAGTACCCGGACGAGGTGGCGCGCGAATTCGCCGAACTCGAGGCGATGCCGAGGCTGGTCGAGCAGGTTTTGGCGACCCACGAGCAGGTGAAGGCGGTGGCGCGCAAGTTCGCGCACGCGCCGACCGTGCTGTTCCTCGGCCGCCACGTCGGCTATCCGGTCGCGCTCGAAGGCGCCTTGAAGCTCAAGGAACTCGCCTATATGCACGCCGAGGGCTTCGCCGCAGGCGAACTCAAGCACGGCCCGATCGCGCTGATCGAGGAGGGCCTGCCGGTGATCGTGGTGATGCCGTCGCCGAAGGGGCGCGCGGTGCTGCATTCGAAGCTGCTGAGCAATATTCGCGAGATCCAGGCGCGCGGCGCGCACACCATCGTCATCGCCGAGGAGGGCGACGACACGGTCCGGCCGTTCGCCGACGACCTGATCGAAATCCCTTCGGCGCCAACGTTGTTCCAGCCACTGCTGTCGACCGTCCCGCTGCAGATCTTCGCCGCGGAGGTCGCGCAGGCGCGCGGCTACGACGTGGACAAACCGCGCAATCTGGCGAAGTCGGTAACTGTCGAATAA